From a single Nicotiana tomentosiformis chromosome 2, ASM39032v3, whole genome shotgun sequence genomic region:
- the LOC104104248 gene encoding ABC transporter I family member 11, chloroplastic-like translates to MGSFPLPSPSSSLLISSSSSISGRPSSTIFYPRRRFRKAQALSVSCDYSCFEIRDVSYRPPGTKINLLSQVNLSIPEKSFGLIFGRSGSGKTTLLQLLAGLSKPTSGSIYVQRYSDDGEKIKSPEPLQPERVDIVFQFPERYFVADTVLDEVTFGWPRQKGGLQLRELLASRLQKAITSVGLTGMSLDKDPHSLSGGYKRRLALAIQLVQTPNLLILDEPLAGLDWKARADVAKLLKNLKKELTLLVVSHDLKELASLVDQSWRMEMGLKREPLPI, encoded by the exons atgggaagctTTCCACTTCCCTCGCCGTCGTCGTCTCTACTGATTTCCAGCTCCTCTTCCATTTCGGGAAGACCATCATCCACAATTTTTTATCCTCGCAGGCGCTTTAG AAAGGCGCAAGCACTCTCCGTTTCCTGCGATTACTCTTGTTTCGAA ATAAGGGACGTGTCTTATCGACCTCCAGGGACCAAGATCAACCTATTGAGTCAAGTCAATCTTTCAATTCCTGAGAAAAG TTTTGGCTTGATATTTGGACGAAGTGGCAGTGGAAAAACTACTTTATTGCAG CTGCTTGCAGGGTTGAGCAAACCAACGTCAGGTTCAATATATGTGCAGCGATATAGTGATGATGGTGAAAAGATCAAGTCTCCTGAACCTTTACAACCCGAAAGAGTTGACATTGTTTTCCAGTTTCCTGAGAG ATACTTTGTTGCTGACACAGTTCTTGATGAAGTTACATTTGGATGGCCAAGACAAAAGGGTGGCCTCCAATTAAGAGAGCTTCTTGCATCGAGACTTCAAAAGGCCATTACCTCG GTTGGTCTAACAGGAATGTCTTTGGACAAGGATCCCCACTCATTAAGCGGTGGCTACAAACGTCGGCTTGCCCTTGCTATTCAGTTA GTTCAAACACCAAATTTATTAATATTGGATGAGCCTCTTGCTGGTCTCG ATTGGAAGGCTCGTGCAGATGTGGCGAAATTGTTAAAGAATCTAAAGAAGGAGCTAACTTTACTAGTTGTCAGCCATGACCTCAA GGAGTTGGCATCTTTGGTCGATCAGTCTTGGAGGATGGAAATGGGACTTAAAAGAGAGCCACTACCCATTTAA